The following coding sequences lie in one Trichoderma breve strain T069 chromosome 1, whole genome shotgun sequence genomic window:
- a CDS encoding SUR7/PalI family domain-containing protein encodes MLRPATPLTVLLGLAFALLLLSVLSAPIISAIPLGSFEDVQFGVFGFCRSSGCSSVGIGYDIGSVIPNQKNSAFDLPSGVRHTLSSILILHPVAAFLTLVMLFMAIAAHFRAASHSSRYLLFFFIFNFITLLVCIAAFVIDVLLFIPHMAWGTYIVLAGTILVFLSALVSCAMRRTLVSRKDRKRRIAENAEMSGENYYNRENQVPKTDFTMTTQPTVPTVSGGSGTQDTLPAFATYETPRDDQQSEERIPLTQRTTSERSSNGRQPAAVDMAAVAGSEVSGGYGAGGLQRSATQDSYTNYGNMPPNAYGAAGQPYDGRRGPTRRETDPVNGYGGGRGGYGAPMRGRGGYGPAGRGGYGPRGGRGGYGPPSRAGYGGGPYYNGGGARSPPPMNYSSDDVGGQYSNRRQPPPRQGFADGRGTPYGGAQQPPQSDAAVNYGAPSDLDLPRAESPPPLPEATESAVSSVGQAIEMDATPAAGASNKAGQYGNITDSDPDVVGMVHLQQDQPPSSARRETFASDGSKYSQDEQYVPSRAQWNQEGGRNSPLVAPLANAQRNPTPDHSRSPAPSATGIKDKGTYYEDVDPRFDQTPRTPPRRQTPPPLHIQEVGYDDMRGGPDGTRSPAESEHSNFTSISQRGINPQWSPQPPMPQRRPVQQRHDMILDNPDFRLPGGRSTAAGKRRIPGMIPESAYPNPNRPM; translated from the exons ATGCTGCGACCGGCGACGCCCTTGACAGTCCTGCTTGGCCTCgcctttgctttgctgctcCTCTCGGTGCTGTCAGCCCCCATCATCTCGGCCATTCCCCTCGGTAGCTTTGAAGATGTTCAGTTTGGCGTTTTTGGTTTCTGCCGGTCTTCGGGCTGTAGCAGTGTTGGCATCGGTTATGACATTG GCAGCGTGATTCCCAATCAAAAGAATTCGGCCTTTGATCTGCCTAGTGGTGTTCGCCATAcgctctcctccatcttgattCTTCACCCTGTTGCCGCATTTCTTACGCTGGTCATGCTTTTCATGGCCATTGCTGCTCACTTCCGCGCTGCCTCCCATTCGTCGAGGtatctgctcttcttcttcatttttaaTTTCATCACCCTTCTCGTCTGCATTGCCGCTTTCGTCATCGATGTCTTACTCTTCATTCCTCACATGGCGTGGGGCACCTACATTGTCCTCGCCGGCACCATCTTGGTCTTCCTGAGTGCTCTGGTCTCTTGCGCCATGCGACGTACTCTGGTAAGCAGAAAAGACCGAAAGAGAAGGATTGCGGAGAATGCAGAGATGAGTGGTGAAAACTACTACAACCGGGAGAACCAGGTGCCAAAAACCGACTTCACCATGACCACCCAGCCCACGGTGCCAACCGTTAGCGGTGGAAGCGGCACCCAAGACACTTTGCCTGCATTCGCCACATACGAAACTCCGAGAGACGACCAGCAGAGCGAGGAACGCATTCCTCTGACGCAGCGAACTACGTCTGAGAGGTCATCCAATGGAAGGCAGCCCGCGGCCGTCGATATGGCCGCCGTTGCAGGCAGCGAAGTCAGCGGTGGCTATGGCGCAGGCGGATTACAGCGATCGGCAACGCAGGATTCGTACACTAATTATGGCAACATGCCTCCCAACGCCTACGGAGCGGCTGGCCAGCCGTATGATGGCCGCCGGGGCCCCACCAGACGAGAAACGGACCCTGTGAACGGCTACGGCGGTGGTCGTGGGGGCTACGGAGCTCCTAtgcgaggacgaggaggctATGGCCCTGCCGGTCGAGGTGGATACGGCCCGCGtggtggacgaggaggataCGGACCGCCATCTCGCGCCGGCTATGGTGGTGGCCCTTACTACAACGGAGGCGGAGCACGCAGTCCGCCACCAATGAATTATTCTTCTGACGATGTGGGTGGCCAGTACAGCAACAGACGGCAGCCTCCACCGCGGCAAGGATTTGCTGATGGTCGGGGGACACCTTATGGCGGTGCGCAGCAGCCACCACAATCAGACGCTGCCGTAAACTATGGTGCACCGAGTG ATCTCGACTTGCCTAGGGCAGAATCACCTCCACCGCTACCAGAAGCCACCGAGTCTGCTGTTTCATCAGTTGGGCAGGCCATAGAGATGGACGCGACGCCGGCTGCCGGGGCAAGCAACAAAGCTGGCCAGTATGGCAACATCACGGATAGCGATCCAGATGTTGTCGGAATGGTTCATCTCCAGCAGGACcagccgccttcttctgcgCGGAGAGAGACGTTTGCCAGTGACGGGAGCAAGTATTCCCAAGATGA GCAATACGTCCCATCTCGTGCCCAGTGGAACCAAGAGGGGGGAAGAAATTCGCCTCTTGTAGCGCCTCTAGCAAATGCGCAGCGCAACCCTACGCCTGATCACTCTAGAAGCCCTGCACCGTCAGCAACTGGTatcaaggacaagggaaCCTATTATGAAGATGTCGACCCTCGCTTTGACCAGACGCCTCGTACACCGCCGCGACGCCAAACACCGCCGCCGCTACATATCCAAGAAGTCGGCTACGACGACATGCGAGGTGGTCCTGATGGGACTCGCAGCCCTGCTGAGTCGGAGCACTCCAACTTTACATCCATCTCGCAGCGTGGTATCAACCCTCAGTGGAGCCCACAGCCACCAATGCCTCAGCGCCGACCAGTACAGCAGCGCCATGACATGATTCTGGACAACCCCGACTTTAGACTTCCCGGGGGTCGATCGACCGCAGCGGGAAAGCGAAGGATACCAGGCATGATTCCTGAGAGCGCGTACCCGAATCCGAATCGCCCAATGTAG
- a CDS encoding ABC1 family domain-containing protein, with the protein MLGTLCRSGLGLPRQALLRSRVPSRHDVFVRRIQNSGPFQPLRPPSPASLGAPRAAKQYKGSRKWGRRLLITAAVGGTIYVVDRNVYASSIGRSLRTFGTALVAALDYKINFRPEPWVGGTVPDLHMRNAERLFHLLRQNGGLYLKIGQAIAMQSAVLPPEFQKMFGRMFDDAPQDDWKAVEAVIRQDFGKSVEEVFGVSFTGKEGYGVMERKARASASVAQVHWARLPDGREVAIKIQKPEIALQISWDLWTFKTVTWIFSRWFDLPLYTLVPFISERLELETDFLCEAKNSETMRELVNSESRLKGRVYIPTVYSDLTTKRVLTTEWIEGIRLWDKKAMTSRWLGGYGKGSPGAGTPLPPLDMDLVRHELRTKPYQEKIKPERQEWKGVRGRGGLGLTTKEVMTTMVDLFSAQIFKWGVVHCDPHPGNIFIRRLPNGRSELVLIDHGLYVYMSPKFRHQYGRFWKALMTFDNQTVVDVTEQWGIKAADMFASATLMKPYEGGESTMQNDIKAMEGLSPAERHYYMQQKMKQGIRDILADEDKWPKELIFIGRNMRIVQGNNQYLGSPVNRIKMMGEWASRSLYEDPNLPWMQRLNNAWRHIIFKSVMTLTDVAFYFFKLRQFLGLGGGMEDEMERRMKNMAHEYGIELQHEVFEG; encoded by the exons ATGCTCGGCACGCTTTGTCGCAGCGGCCTGGGCCTCCCCAGACAAGCTCTGCTGCGAAGTCGCGTGCCCTCTCGGCATGACGTCTTCGTTCGGCGCATCCAGAACTCGGGGCCATTCCAACCTCTCCggccgccatctccagcgtCTCTGGGGGCTCCGCGGGCGGCCAAGCAGTATAAAGGGAGCCGGAAATGGGGACGCCGACTTCTCATCACAGCCGCGGTCGGCGGTACCATCTATGTCGTAGACCGGAATGTCTACGCTTCCAGCATTGGGCGATCGCTCCGAACGTTTGGCACCGCGCTGGTCGCTGCCCTCGACTACAAGATCAATTTCCGACCGGAGCCATGGGTTGGAGGAACCGTGCCTGATCTTCATATGCGCAATGCGGAACGACTTTTCCACCTGCTGCGGCAAAACGGCGGGCTGTATCTCAAGATCGGCCAGGCCATTGCTATGCAGAGCGCTGTGCTGCCGCCCGAATTCCAAAAGATGTTTGGTAGAATGTTTGACGATGCGCCACAGGACGATTGGAAGGCTGTCGAAGCTGTTATTCGACAAGACTTTGGCAAGAGTGTCGAGGAAGTGTTTGGGGTCAGCTTCACTGGAAAAGAGGGCTATGGAGTCATGGAGAGGAAAGCTCGCGCAAGCGCAAGTGTCGCCCAAGTTCACTGGGCAAGGCTCCCCGATGGGCGGGAGGTTGCAATTAAGATCCAGAAGCCTGAAATCGCTCTTCAGATATCATGGGATCTATGGACTTTCAA GACTGTTACCTGGATCTTTTCAAGATGGTTCGACCTTCCTCTCTACACCTTGGTACCGTTCATCTCCGAGCGCCTAGAGCTAGAGACCGACTTCTTGTGCGAAGCGAAAAACTCAGAAACCATGCGCGAGCTGGTTAATTCGGAGAGCCGCCTGAAAGGGCGGGTCTATATCCCCACGGTATATTCCGACCTCACCACGAAGCGAGTCTTGACGACGGAATGGATAGAGGGCATCAGACTGTGGGACAAGAAAGCCATGACATCGAGATGGCTGGGCGGGTATGGAAAAGGCAGCCCAGGAGCGGGCACTcccttgccgccgctggaCATGGACCTTGTCCGCCATGAGCTTCGTACAAAGCCCTACCAGGAGAAGATCAAGCCAGAGCGCCAGGAGTGGAAGGGTGTTCGCGGAAGAGGAGGCCTCGGTCTGACTACCAAAGAAGTCATGACCACCATGGTAGACCTCTTTTCTGCTCAAATCTTCAAATGGGGCGTCGTCCACTGCGATCCTCACCCGGGAAATATCTTCATCCGACGTCTCCCCAACGGTCGCTCAGAGCTGGTTTTGATTGATCACGGCCTCTATGTGTACATGTCGCCCAAGTTCCGCCATCAGTACGGTAGGTTCTGGAAAGCCCTCATGACGTTTGATAACCAGACCGTTGTCGATGTCACAGAACAGTGGGGTATCAAGGCAGCAGATATGTTTGCGAGTGCGACATTGATGAAGCCGTACGAGGGCGGCGAGTCCACCATGCAGAATGACATCAAGGCGATGGAAGGTCTCAGTCCGGCGGAGCGACACTACTAcatgcagcagaagatgaagcaaggTATCCGCGACAttcttgctgatgaggacAAATGGCCCAAGGAGCTCATCTTTATCGGCCGGAACATGCGCATCGTCCAGGGCAACAACCAGTACTTGGGCTCGCCCGTCAACCGCATCAAGATGATGGGCGAATGGGCAAGCCGCAGCCTCTACGAGGACCCAAACCTCCCCTGGATGCAGCGCCTGAACAATGCATGGCGGCACATCATATTCAAGTCTGTCATGACACTGACAGACGTTGCCTTTTACTTCTTTAAGCTGCGACAGTTCCTTGGTCTGGGCGGTGGAATGGAGGATGAAATGGAGCGTCGTATGAAGAATATGGCGCACGAGTACGGCATTGAGCTGCAGCACGAGGTATTCgaaggctga
- a CDS encoding septin domain-containing protein: MLLKRTKSGDLGKGNRKAQAEPDRQHQPTPRAPPKLPEFFSGAEQLSKSFAPELQSSSVMPSSRSGRESSSRSSAEPARAVPANIPIPPIPSNAFDPYARSESMTNRGRYSYASSSAMSTINNPRRIRRRKDPTPFNILILGSQNAGKTSFLEFLKTALALPPKKQAKRQDEDVFQIPTPPVGNFIPHYLETEIDGERIGLTLWDSEGLEKNVVDLQLREMSSFLESKFEETFAEEMKVVRSPGAKDTHIHAAFYVMDPSRLDRNITTAKIAASRNGIPNGSYGHARTLGALDEDIDLQVLRTLQHKTTVIPVISKADTITTKHMSVLRKAVWDSIKTANLDPLEALGLDEDSSSVIEEEAEESEEDEAAEKPTASPGHSKRLSTNSIRRHKSEDAKEEEAPFLPLSIISPDLYEPSVIGRQFPWGFADPYNEEHCDFVRLKEAVFTEWRAELREASREQWYEGWRTNRLKHRDLPHAR, from the exons ATGCTTCTCAAGCGAACAAAAAGCGGCGATTTGGGCAAGGGCAATAGAAAGGCCCAAGCCGAGCCCGATCGCCAGCATCAGCCCACTCCTCGAGCTCCCCCCAAGCTTCCAGAATTCTTCAGCGGCGCCGAACAACTTTCGAAATCTTTCGCACCCGAATTGCAGTCGAGTTCCGTCATGCCAAGCAGCCGTTCTGGCCGCGAATCGTCCAGTCGCTCCTCTGCAGAGCCTGCTCGTGCCGTTCCTGCCAACATCCCAATCCCTCCCATTCCCAGCAATGCCTTTGATCCCTATGCTAGATCGGAGAGCATGACGAACCGTGGTCGCTACAGCTATGCCAGCAGCAGTGCTATGAGCACGATTAACAATCCAAGGAGGATTCGCAGACGAAAGGACCCGACACCATTCAA CATCCTCATTCTAGGAAGCCAAAACGCCGGCAAAACCTCCTTTCTCGAGTTCCTCAAGACTGCCTTGGCACTCCCACCGAAGAAGCAGGCCAAGAGGCAGGACGAAGACGTTTTCCAAATACCTACTCCACCCGTTGGCAACTTCATCCCACACTACCTGGAGACTGAAATTGATGGCGAGAGGATTGGGCTGACCCTTTGGGATTCTGAGGGCTTGGAGAAGAACGTCGTTGACCTTCAGTTGAGAGAAATGTCGTCTTTCTTGGAGAGCAAATTCGAAGAGACTTTTGCCGAGGAAATGAAGGTTGTGCGCTCCCCGGGCGCCAAGGATACCCATATCCACGCGGCTTTCTACGTCATGGATCCTTCTCGCCTTGATCGTAACATTACGACGGCGAAAATTGCTGCTTCGCGCAATGGCATTCCTAATGGGAGCTATGGCCATGCCCGAACACTCGGTGCTCTCGACGAAGATATCGACCTCCAAGTCCTCCGGACTCTTCAGCACAAGACAACCGTCATTCCCGTCATTTCCAAAGCAgacaccatcaccacaaaGCACATGAGTGTCCTCAGAAAGGCAGTCTGGGACAGCATCAAGACGGCAAACTTGGATCCTCTGGAGGCTCTGGGCCTGGACGAAGATAGCAGCAGTGTTATcgaagaggaggctgaggaatcagaggaagatgaagcagccgAAAAGCCGACCGCGTCACCGGGCCATTCCAAGAGGCTCTCTACAAACTCCATCCGCAGACACAAATCTGAGGAtgccaaagaggaagaagcgccatttcttcccctttccatcatcagccccGATCTTTACGAGCCCAGCGTCATCGGCCGGCAGTTCCCTTGGGGATTTGCCGACCCCTACAACGAGGAGCACTGCGACTTTGTGCGCTTGAAGGAAGCCGTCTTTACCGAATGGCGTGCTGAGCTGCGCGAGGCTAGCAGAGAGCAGTGGTACGAGGGCTGGCGAACAAACAGACTCAAGCACCGTGATCTTCCCCACGCGCGATAG
- a CDS encoding myb-like DNA-binding domain-containing protein, with protein MATIEPRLIHLLNDDPTSPELPNADLLPLPSLPTLQLPPLSGARDGPLPPLQLEGLRADSSGAPLASPFIGDQSNAYSDYRRDNDFSKEAPSFTSILNEGPDFQDDAPSSTSNSTSTSTSANTNTTTDTITSTSTTASTSTSSDSSSSSASSSSSSSSSSSNTTAASTEDPPSSANKKRPAIHIKDDFVQLPQPAKKPKAHQAPFMPPIINGLLEPPPHVALFPPIESSAFDDTDAGQSKLLHELSYSPPGPRLSPEPDQPVAKPRATRKRSSKPRRKWTEEETNHLLKGVDRHGVGKWTNILDDPDYTFNSRSAGDLKDRFRTCCPEEMRLRSKPRPKSLSPKKSPGKTVQETQDTLLAEGGPLSGKDPAASIPFEFDDMPIKRSRAHRMKVSDLAGLGITGPFRRARRRERTAFSNRDDQEILQGLEKYGASWSKIQRDERFHLGTRQPTDLRDRVRNKFPYIFQRIEKGVFQPKDVSITNILEPMVSTSIVGSFKSAPAPPLTLKGNPAKASQEELPKWPFLTAGSTEQLQQPTRDTDESAASAAGGEMDISRLLLDDAQLTPALS; from the exons ATGGCTACCATAGAGCCGCGTCTCATCCACCTCTTGAATGACGATCCGACATCCCCGGAGCTCCCCAACGCAGACCTGCTCCCATTGCCATCCCTGCCCACGTTACAGCTGCCGCCCTTGTCCGGGGCTCGCGATGGGCctctgccgccgctgcagctCGAGGGCCTTCGGGCAGACAG CAGCGGAGCTCCGTTGGCATCACCATTCATCGGAGATCAGTCGAATGCCTATTCAGATTACAGGAGAGACAACGACTTCTCCAAAGAAG CTCCTTCATTCACCAGCATTCTCAACGAGGGCCCGGACTTTCAAGATGATGCTCCCTCATCTACGTCCAATTCCACGTCTACATCCACATCCgcaaacacaaacacaacCACAGACACAATCACTTCTACGTCTACAACCGCGTCTACATCCACGTCTTCggactcttcctcctcatctgcatcatcatcatcatcatcttcttcttcttcttcaaataCCACAGCCGCATCCACCGAAGATCCCCCTTCTTCTGCCAACAAGAAGCGACCAGCGATCCATATCAAGGATGATTTTGTGCAGCTACCACAGCccgcaaagaagccaaaggccCACCAGGCTCCCTTCATGCCacccatcatcaacggcctTCTTGAGCCGCCGCCCCATGTGGCTCTCTTCCCGCCCATTGAATCCAGTGCCTTTGACGACACCGATGCCGGTCAGAGCAAGCTTCTCCATGAGCTCAGCTACAGCCCTCCGGGTCCCCGCCTGTCTCCGGAGCCTGACCAACCTGTGGCCAAACCAAGGGCAACAAGGAAGCGTTCAAGCAAACCCAGGCGGAAATGGACAGAAGAGGAGACGAACCACCTGCTCAAAGGCGTCGATCGCCATGGCGTGGGTAAATGGACCAACATATTGGATGACCCTGATTATACATTCAATTCGCGCTCGGCTGGCGATCTCAAGGACCGCTTCCGTACTTGTTGCCCCGAAGAGATGCGT CTTAGGAGTAAGCCAAGGCCCAAGTCGCTTTCGCCAAAGAAGAGTCCGGGGAAGACAGTTCAAGAGACCCAAGACACTCTCCTAGCCGAAGGCGGGCCTCTGTCGGGCAAGGACCCGGCTGCCTCTATTCCGTTCGAGTTTGATGACATGCCCATCAAGAGGAGTCGTGCTCATCGGATGAAAGTGTCAGACCTCGCGGGGCTCGGCATCACGGGGCCATTTAGAAGGGCCCGTAGGCGGGAGAGAACCGCTTTTTCCAACCGAGACGACCAAGAGATTCTGCAAGGCCTTGAAAAGTATGGCGCGTCTTGGTCCAAGATCCAGCGCGATGAGCGTTTTCACCTTGGCACCCGGCAGCCTACGGACCTTCGAGACCGGGTACGGAATAAATTCCCCTACATCTTCCAGCGCATTGAAAAGGGTGTTTTCCAGCCCAAAGATGTCAGCATTACAAACATCCTCGAACCAATGGTCAGCACGAGCATTGTCGGCTCATTCAAGTCTGCCCCTGCCCCTCCACTTACCTTAAAGGGCAACCCTGCAAAAGCCTCGCAGGAAGAGTTGCCCAAGTGGCCGTTCCTAACGGCTGGCTCGAcggagcagcttcagcaaccGACTCGTGACACTGACGAGTCTgcggcttcagcagcaggTGGCGAGATGGACATTTCCAGGCTTTTACTGGACGATGCTCAGTTGACACCTGCGCTCTCCTAG
- a CDS encoding ribosomal family s4e domain-containing protein → MARGIKKHQKRLSAPSHWLLDKLSGLYAPKPSAGPHKLRDCMPLIVFIRNRLKYALNYRETKAIMMQRLVKVDGKVRTDITYPAGYMDVITIEKTGENFRLIYDTKGRFTVHRIQAEEAEYKLGKVKRVQLGRGGIPFLVTHDARTIRYPDPLIKVNDTVKIDLATGKITDFIKFDTGAVAMVTGGRNMGRVGVITHRERHDGGFNIVHIKDAIDNTFATRESNVFVIGQEKPWISLPKGKGVKLTIAEERDRRRALAH, encoded by the exons ATGGCCCGAGGAAT CAAGAAGCACCAGAAGCGCCTTAGCGCCCCCTCCCACTGGCTGCTGGACAAGCTGTCCGGTCTCTATGCCCCCAAGCCTTCTGCCGGTCCTCACAAGCTCCGTGACTGCATGCCCCTGATCGTCTTCATCCGCAACCGTCTCAAGTATGCCCTCAACTACCGcgagaccaaggccatcatgatgCAGCGCCTGGTCAAGGTTGACGGCAAGGTCCGCACCGATATCACCTACCCCGCCGGCTACATGGAcgtcatcaccatcgagaAGACTGGCGAGAACTTCCGTCTCATCTACGACACCAAGGGCCGCTTCACCGTCCACCGAAtccaggccgaggaggccgagTACAAGCTGGGCAAGGTCAAGCGCGTTCAGCTCGGCCGTGGTGGAATCCCATTCTTGGTCACGCACGATGCGAGAAC CATTCGTTACCCTGACCCCCTGATCAAGGTCAACGACACCGTCAAGATTGACCTCGCCACCGGCAAGATCACCGACTTCATCAAGTTCGACACTGgcgccgtcgccatggtCACTGGTGGTCGTAACATGGGCCGTGTTGGTGTCATCACCCACCGTGAGCGTCACGACGGAGGCTTCAACATCGTCCACATCAAGGACGCCATTGACAACACCTTTGCCACCCGTGAGAGCAACGTTTTCGTCATTGGCCAGGAGAAGCCCTGGATCTCCCtgcccaagggcaagggtGTCAAGCTCACCATCGCTGAGGAGCGTGACCGCCGACGTGCTCTCGCTCACTAA
- a CDS encoding multicopper oxidase domain-containing protein yields the protein MRCLLSNGVLLFISLFDRVRGAGGPRIHDLTFTPNRVLRVTRREIGIGGIRRYTTLINDTIPGPELHIPEDQVVWIRVYNDMTDANLTMHWHGLAQAAAPFSDGAPMGSQWPIPPMHYFDYELKTPLGTAGTYFYHSHIDFQTSTANGPLIVDDSGPAPYPVDGDCVIHIQELFEKSDKDISDGLRAAPFVWSGETGGFLINGDTISNYPVVDPASARLSVIEVDPGKTYRFRYVGATGLSYAALAFENHTNLEIIEADGEYTKPYSTPLLQIGSGQRFSSLFKTKTCAELALFKKLDFYLQIESRDRPRIIASYAVLRYSNTCSALQHRHLYGRQVPTTTLPSERPIDLPPTIEGFLDYKLEPLVPNDVPSSDEVSRRIFVYSQQQIDKYVFWTDNGVSWADDNVGRETYTISPSEPYLVSLYKNTSKYLPDYDASMANYGLDPETNTYPAKLGEVIEIIFQQVGARSDDSRFGGGLDTHPWHAHGDHFYDIGGGPGVYDPEVAQQRLEGTHPVRRDTTMLFRYTTNNPGVWMMHCHTLQHMIMGMQTVWVFGDADDILKVKHPYVEGYLEYGGSVNGNATHPAVAVHYFETDDED from the exons ATGCGCTGTCTGCTATCCAATGGCgtccttctcttcatctcattgTTCGACCGTGTAAGAGGCGCAGGCGGCCCTCGAATTCATGACCTGACCTTTACCCCCAATCGAGTACTCAGAGtcacaagaagagaaattgGCATCGGAGGCATCAGAAGATATACAACCCTCATCAATGACACCATACCAGGTCCGGAGCTCCATATCCCCGAAGACCAAGTTGTCTGGATCAGAGTGTACAATGACATGACAGACGCCAACCTAACCATG CACTGGCATGGCCTCGCCCAAGCAGCCGCGCCCTTCTCCGACGGCGCCCCCATGGGCAGCCAGTGGCCGATCCCGCCCATGCATTACTTTGACTACGAGCTCAAGACGCCCCTAGGAACGGCCGGCACATACTTTTACCACTCGCACATCGATTTCCAGACGAGCACCGCAAACGGCCCGCTGATTGTCGACGACTCGGGCCCGGCGCCGTACCCCGTCGACGGCGACTGTGTCATCCACATCCAGGAGCTGTTCGAGAAGTCAGACAAGGACATCTCCGACGGCCTGCGCGCGGCGCCATTCGTCTGGTCCGGCGAAACGGGCGGCTTCCTCATAAATGGCGATACGATATCGAACTACCCCGTCGTCGATCCCGCCTCGGCGAGGCTGTCCGTCATCGAAGTCGACCCGGGCAAGACATATCGCTTCCGCTACGTCGGCGCCACGGGCCTGTCGTACGCGGCACTGGCGTTTGAAAACCACACGAACCTCGAAATCATCGAGGCTGATGGCGAGTACACCAAGCCGTACTCGAcgccgctgctgcagatCGGGTCGGGCCAGCGCTTCAGCTCTCTtttcaagaccaagacgtGCGCTGAGCTGGCATTGTTCAAAAAGCTCGACTTTTACTTGCAGATAGAGTCCCGCGATAGGCCGAGGATAATTGCTAGCTACGCTGTGCTGCGGTATTCGAATACCTGCAGTGCGCTGCAGCATCGCCACTTATACGGTCGTCAGGTCCCGACGACGACTCTGCCCAGCGAGAGGCCCATTGATCTGCCTCCAACGATCGAGGGCTTCCTCGATTACAAGCTGGAGCCGCTGGTTCCAAACGACGTTCCTTCGTCTGACGAGGTGAGTCGCCGCATCTTTGTTTATTCTCAGCAGCAGATAGACAAATACGTCTTCTGGACCGATAACGGCGTGTCCTGGGCCGACGACAACGTCGGCAGGGAGACCTACACCATCAGCCCGTCCGAGCCCTACCTAGTATCCCTATACAAGAACACGTCCAAGTACTTGCCCGACTACGACGCCTCGATGGCCAACTATGGCCTCGACCCAGAAACAAATACGTATCCAGCCAAGCTCGGTGAAGTCATCGAGATCATCTTCCAGCAAGTCGGTGCCCGCTCCGATGACAGCAGGTTTGGAGGCGGCCTCGACACGCATCCCTGGCACGCCCACGGCGACCACTTCTATGACATTGGCGGAGGGCCCGGAGTGTACGATCCCGAGGTGGCCCAGCAAAGACTTGAGGGTACGCACCCGGTCCGGCGAGACACGACGATGCTGTTCCGGTACACGACGAAT AATCCAGGTGTGTGGATGATGCATTGCCATACACTGCAGCATATGATTATGGGCATGCAGACAGTCTGGGTGTTTGGCGATGCGGATGATATTCTCAAAGTCAAGCATCCATATGTGGAGGGATACTTGGAGTACGGCGGGAGTGTGAATGGGAATGCCACGCACCCTGCTGTAGCCGTACATTACTTCGAGACGGATGATGAAGACTGA